DNA from Bacteroides zoogleoformans:
TGGGCATCACGGCAATGTAGTTGGTTCCATATTGCAGGTTGAAGCTTTCGCACATCTTCAGTCCGGCAATTTTGGCTATGGCGTATGGCTCGTTGGTATATTCCAGAGGCGAGGTGAGGAGTTCGTCTTCTCTCATCGGTTGCCGGGCGTCGCGGGGGTAGATGCAGGTGCTGCCCAGAAAAAGGAGTTTCTTCACATGATGCCTGAAGCTCTCGCCTATGACGTTTTGCTGTATTTGCAGATTCTTGTAGATGAAGTCGGCGCGGTAGATGCTGTTGGCCATGATTCCGCCCACGAAAGCGGCGGCAAGGAAGACGTATTCAGGCTGTTCCTCGTCGAAGAAGCGGCGGACGGCTACCCCATCGAGCAGATCGAGTTCGGCGTGTGTTTTTCCCACGAGGTTGGTATAACCTTTTTGCAGGAGGTTATTCCAAATGGCAGAGCCCACTAATCCGCAATGGCCCGCCACGTATATTTTGGCATTTTTATTTATCATATTGTCTTGCTTCTATGCACTATTCTTCTTCCTTTGCTCTCAGGTGCAGTTTCTTCACGAACTTCATGTCGTGAGCCACCATGATGCGTACCAATTCCTCAAAACCTGTCTGTCGCGGGTTCCAGCCGAGCAACGTCTTGGCTTTGGTAGGGTCTCCCAGAAGTTGTTCCACTTCGGCGGGACGGAAGTATTTTGGGTCTACCTCCACGAGCACTTTGCCCGTTCGGGTGTCAATGCCTCTTTCCTTTACGCCTTCGCCTTCCCAGCGCAGCCCGATGCCGGCTTCGCGGAAAGCCAGCGTGGCAAATTCGCGCACCGTGTGCATCTCGCCGGTAGCGATGACAAAATCTTCGGGAACGTCGTGTTGCAGGATGAGCCACATACATTCCACGTAGTCGCGGGCATAGCCCCAATCGCGCCGGGCATCGAGATTGCCCAAATAGAGCTTGTCTTGATAGCCTTGGGCGATGCGTGCGGCGGCCAGTGTGATTTTTCTTGTCACGAACGTTTCGCCCCGGCGTTCGCTCTCATGGTTGAAGAGGATACCGTTCACGGCAAACATGCCATAACTCTCGCGGTAGTTCTTGGTTATCCAGAAGCCATATTGCTTGGCCACCCCGTAGGGGCTGCGCGGATAGAAGGGGGTTGTTTCTTTCTGAGGCACTTCCTGCACCTTACCGAAGAGTTCCGAAGTGGAGGCCTGATAGATGCGTGTTTTCTTCTCCATACCGAGAATACGTACGGCCTCGAGCATGCGCAGCGTGCCTACGGCATCGGTTTCGGCGGTATATTCGGGCACGTCGAAAGATACCTTGACGTGGCTCTGTGCGGCAAGGTTGTAGATTTCGTCGGGTTGCACTTGCTGTATGATGCGGATGAGCGAACTGCTGTCCGTCATGTCGCCGTAGTGAAGATTGATGGTGCGGTGTTGTTTCATGTCGCGCACCCATTCATCGAAGTAGAGGTGCTCGATGCGTCCGGTGTTGAAAGAAGAAGAGCGGCGCAGGATGCCATGTACTTCATAACCTTTTTGAAGTAGAAATTCGGCCAGAAACGAACCATCCTGACCCGTAATGCCGGAGATGAGAGCTTTTTTCATTGTATATTGCTTTTTATATATCTGTTTTTTCAGACTGCAATATTCGTTATTTTTAGGGAGATACGCAAATGCTCTTCCTACTATTTAAAGCCTGCTTCATTTTCATTCGGAATATCTTGAAGCTGCTTGGGACTTAGAAGCTGTTTTGATTTGTCTTTGTTCCAACCTCATATCTTCTCCGCATTGACTCCGCATAAACTCCGTATCTGCTCCGCACCAAATCCGTATCAAGTCCGTATCAACTCCGTATCTTCTCC
Protein-coding regions in this window:
- the gmd gene encoding GDP-mannose 4,6-dehydratase, translated to MKKALISGITGQDGSFLAEFLLQKGYEVHGILRRSSSFNTGRIEHLYFDEWVRDMKQHRTINLHYGDMTDSSSLIRIIQQVQPDEIYNLAAQSHVKVSFDVPEYTAETDAVGTLRMLEAVRILGMEKKTRIYQASTSELFGKVQEVPQKETTPFYPRSPYGVAKQYGFWITKNYRESYGMFAVNGILFNHESERRGETFVTRKITLAAARIAQGYQDKLYLGNLDARRDWGYARDYVECMWLILQHDVPEDFVIATGEMHTVREFATLAFREAGIGLRWEGEGVKERGIDTRTGKVLVEVDPKYFRPAEVEQLLGDPTKAKTLLGWNPRQTGFEELVRIMVAHDMKFVKKLHLRAKEEE